A stretch of Bacillota bacterium DNA encodes these proteins:
- the rpe gene encoding ribulose-phosphate 3-epimerase: MERIAVCPSILAADFTQLGAELERVKNADYIHIDIMDGHYVPNLSFGPMIVKAVQTVVEIPLDVHLMVTNPEDYLDVLLPMQPGFITVHYETCTHLQRTLSKIRAEGVRAGVALNPHTPVSGLEYVLDDLDLILVMTVNPGYGGQQFIPSMYQKIRDARSLIGERTIRLQVDGGISLENIGRIVEAGADTIVAGSAVFHADDPAAYIDQLRAAQ; this comes from the coding sequence TTTTACCCAGTTAGGAGCTGAGCTGGAGCGGGTTAAAAACGCTGATTATATTCATATTGATATTATGGACGGCCATTATGTGCCCAATCTCAGTTTTGGTCCGATGATTGTTAAGGCTGTTCAAACCGTTGTTGAGATTCCGTTGGATGTGCACTTGATGGTGACCAATCCCGAGGATTATCTTGATGTTCTGCTGCCCATGCAGCCAGGATTTATTACTGTTCATTATGAAACCTGCACCCATCTGCAGCGTACTTTGAGTAAAATCAGGGCGGAAGGGGTTAGGGCAGGTGTAGCCCTTAATCCCCACACACCTGTCTCTGGATTGGAGTATGTGCTGGATGATTTGGATCTGATTTTAGTAATGACTGTTAACCCCGGATATGGAGGGCAGCAGTTTATTCCCAGCATGTACCAGAAAATTCGCGACGCCCGGAGCCTAATCGGGGAACGAACGATCAGGCTGCAGGTGGATGGTGGAATCAGTTTAGAGAATATCGGCAGGATTGTGGAGGCTGGTGCCGACACCATTGTGGCCGGGTCAGCTGTCTTTCACGCTGATGATCCAGCCGCTTATATTGACCAGCTGCGAGCCGCACAGTAA
- the thiT gene encoding energy-coupled thiamine transporter ThiT, whose amino-acid sequence MKRFSISVQVETAIAVALAIVLSYIKFFQMPQGGSVSLQMVPIVLLAVRRGPKVGLLGGLLFGVLKSMLNPSFYVDPVQHILDYPVAFTVIGLVGLWVKYGKTRKDLIGNAAAVCFVFGLRFLVHVLSGKIFFGIYAPEGMNQWWYSLTYNAAYLLPEMIVTLVVVMFLLTRRDLVEVDQNGR is encoded by the coding sequence GTGAAGCGATTCAGTATCAGTGTACAGGTTGAGACAGCTATTGCCGTAGCTTTGGCAATCGTTCTCTCATACATCAAGTTTTTTCAAATGCCGCAGGGAGGATCGGTTTCTCTGCAGATGGTTCCCATTGTGCTGCTGGCAGTGAGAAGGGGACCGAAGGTAGGACTTCTGGGTGGACTGCTTTTCGGTGTTTTGAAAAGCATGCTTAATCCCAGCTTTTATGTTGATCCGGTTCAGCACATCCTGGACTACCCAGTTGCGTTTACCGTAATTGGTTTAGTGGGACTGTGGGTAAAATACGGAAAGACACGGAAAGATCTGATCGGCAACGCGGCAGCGGTCTGTTTCGTGTTCGGACTGCGCTTTCTGGTGCATGTGCTGTCGGGCAAGATCTTCTTCGGAATCTATGCGCCGGAAGGGATGAATCAGTGGTGGTACAGCTTGACCTACAACGCAGCCTATCTGCTGCCGGAAATGATTGTAACCCTGGTTGTGGTAATGTTTCTTTTAACCCGGAGGGATCTGGTTGAGGTTGACCAAAATGGAAGATAA
- a CDS encoding thiamine diphosphokinase, with product MRLTKMEDKFKRAVIIGSGEDVPGEAPIIAKDTLVIAADGGLKQAYQWGLTPDYLLGDFDSLDLGREQIDLPADRIIRFPVEKDQTDLELAVDFALARGVDEIILTGAWGGSISHSLGNLELLYLLAQKQIQAEIITNSARIYTVKGELKLELPTDSRISLVPLSETAAGVTTKGLYYPLRDAVVAKGSTWTIGNKTVEKCIQISCTSGILIAVVELKNPR from the coding sequence TTGAGGTTGACCAAAATGGAAGATAAATTCAAGCGGGCTGTGATTATCGGATCCGGGGAAGATGTACCTGGGGAAGCACCAATTATCGCAAAGGATACCCTGGTCATCGCTGCTGACGGAGGTCTGAAGCAAGCATATCAGTGGGGCTTGACCCCCGATTATCTCCTTGGTGATTTTGATTCCCTGGACCTTGGTAGAGAGCAGATTGATCTGCCGGCAGACAGGATTATTCGCTTTCCGGTAGAGAAAGATCAAACTGATCTGGAGCTGGCGGTGGATTTTGCCCTCGCCCGCGGCGTCGACGAGATTATCCTTACCGGAGCGTGGGGCGGCAGCATCAGCCACAGCTTGGGCAATCTGGAACTTTTGTATCTTTTAGCACAAAAACAGATCCAGGCTGAGATCATCACCAATTCAGCCCGCATCTATACAGTTAAGGGCGAGCTAAAGCTTGAGCTGCCAACTGATAGCCGCATCTCATTGGTACCCCTCAGTGAAACTGCAGCGGGTGTTACTACTAAGGGATTGTATTATCCGCTGCGGGATGCGGTAGTGGCTAAAGGAAGCACATGGACGATCGGTAATAAAACGGTGGAAAAATGCATACAAATAAGCTGTACATCGGGAATTCTCATAGCAGTGGTTGAATTGAAAAACCCCAGGTAA
- a CDS encoding 50S ribosomal protein L28, translating into MARKCIVCDKGTAFGNTRSHAMNKNRRTWKPNLQKIRVMIKGVPRRAYVCTRCIKSNKIERVI; encoded by the coding sequence ATGGCAAGAAAATGTATTGTTTGTGACAAAGGTACTGCATTTGGCAACACACGCAGTCATGCAATGAATAAGAATCGCCGCACATGGAAACCAAATCTTCAAAAAATCCGTGTGATGATTAAAGGGGTTCCCCGGCGTGCCTATGTCTGTACTCGATGCATTAAAAGCAACAAAATCGAGAGAGTCATTTAA
- a CDS encoding Asp23/Gls24 family envelope stress response protein, with protein sequence MTQKIQTELGTINISEEVIAVICGVAAMECYGLVGMASRNVQDGITDLLRKDYYERGVDVQYIEDDKVSVTLYIVVEYGVKISEVARNIQERVKYAVENTLGLQVVSIDIRVQGVRVTDAKRK encoded by the coding sequence ATGACCCAAAAGATTCAGACTGAACTCGGAACAATCAATATCAGCGAAGAGGTCATTGCTGTTATCTGCGGAGTAGCAGCCATGGAGTGTTATGGATTGGTTGGAATGGCCTCCCGCAATGTGCAGGATGGAATCACTGATCTGCTGCGCAAAGATTACTATGAGCGCGGCGTTGATGTTCAGTATATTGAAGATGATAAAGTGAGTGTTACACTTTATATTGTGGTGGAATACGGAGTGAAAATCTCTGAAGTGGCCCGCAACATCCAAGAGCGGGTCAAGTATGCTGTTGAAAACACGCTGGGACTGCAGGTAGTCAGCATTGATATTCGCGTGCAGGGTGTTAGAGTAACAGATGCGAAACGAAAGTGA
- a CDS encoding DAK2 domain-containing protein, with protein sequence MQVLNGVELKRIITAAAQVLDDHKEEVNALNVFPVPDGDTGTNMALTLKAAVRDLDNLETDTVSKVASTIARGSLMGARGNSGVILSQYFRGFSDGLANLQTANGPQLAQAFNQAAKTTYKAVMKPVEGTMLTVGRAVAEACMEAVQNEELSPVEVWGIGVEAGAKALANTPNILPVLKEAGVVDAGGKGLLLALEGAYKALIGELDLKTVTEKPAAAVVQPQEGITRIDGVLVNKYCTEFIIKGSNLKVEEIKKTLEPQGESMLVVGDELVVKVHIHTDHPGKVLEYCSQLGDLTEIAIDNMKLQNETITETEDNHSSNVVSFPLNKVNSAANAQSEPKPIGIVAVVPGDGLTEIFTSLGVDYIIHGGQTMNPSTEEIVRAVEEINAETVIILPNNKNVIFSANQAKELCEKRVEVIPTKTIPQGIAAMVGFAEHCDAEENLESMEAEIANVRSGEITFAVRSTKAGELDIEEQDYIGLAEGKIVTAGRSLTAVGLELLEKLVDDDSSLISIYVGNDQDMQAAEEFKAEVEAKFDFCEVELYHGGQPLYYYIMSVE encoded by the coding sequence TTGCAAGTACTAAATGGGGTAGAACTCAAAAGGATTATTACAGCGGCGGCGCAGGTGTTGGATGATCATAAAGAAGAAGTCAATGCTCTCAATGTGTTTCCAGTTCCGGATGGAGATACAGGCACTAACATGGCATTGACCTTAAAGGCTGCTGTTCGCGATTTAGATAATTTAGAAACCGATACTGTTTCTAAGGTTGCATCCACCATCGCCCGCGGTTCGCTGATGGGTGCCAGAGGCAACAGCGGTGTAATTTTATCCCAATATTTTCGTGGATTCAGCGATGGTTTAGCCAATCTCCAAACAGCGAACGGCCCTCAGCTTGCCCAAGCATTCAACCAGGCTGCTAAAACAACTTATAAAGCGGTGATGAAGCCGGTAGAAGGCACCATGCTTACTGTCGGACGCGCTGTTGCTGAAGCATGTATGGAAGCTGTTCAAAACGAGGAGTTGTCGCCGGTTGAGGTGTGGGGAATCGGTGTTGAAGCTGGTGCAAAAGCCCTAGCTAACACTCCCAACATTCTGCCGGTACTGAAAGAAGCCGGTGTAGTGGACGCTGGCGGCAAAGGCCTGCTTTTAGCGCTGGAGGGAGCGTATAAAGCGTTAATCGGCGAACTCGATTTAAAAACAGTCACGGAAAAACCAGCTGCAGCTGTTGTGCAGCCGCAGGAAGGCATTACCCGAATCGATGGGGTGCTGGTTAACAAGTACTGCACCGAGTTTATCATTAAAGGCAGCAATCTTAAGGTCGAGGAGATCAAAAAGACCCTCGAACCCCAGGGCGAATCCATGCTGGTAGTTGGCGATGAATTGGTAGTTAAGGTACACATTCACACCGACCATCCTGGAAAAGTATTGGAATACTGCAGTCAGCTTGGTGATTTGACTGAGATCGCCATCGATAATATGAAGCTTCAGAACGAAACGATAACCGAAACCGAGGACAATCACAGCAGTAATGTGGTTTCATTTCCGCTCAATAAAGTTAACTCCGCAGCTAATGCTCAGAGTGAGCCGAAACCCATCGGTATTGTGGCTGTTGTACCCGGTGACGGTTTGACGGAGATTTTTACCAGCCTTGGTGTAGACTATATCATTCACGGCGGGCAGACCATGAATCCCAGCACGGAAGAAATCGTTCGCGCTGTGGAAGAGATCAATGCCGAAACAGTGATCATTCTGCCCAACAATAAAAACGTGATTTTTTCAGCCAATCAGGCCAAAGAGCTGTGTGAGAAGAGGGTGGAAGTGATTCCTACCAAGACAATTCCCCAGGGTATTGCTGCCATGGTTGGCTTTGCAGAGCACTGCGATGCAGAAGAAAATCTCGAGTCAATGGAAGCGGAGATTGCCAATGTCCGCTCCGGTGAGATTACTTTTGCAGTTCGCTCCACTAAAGCGGGCGAGTTGGATATTGAGGAACAGGATTATATCGGACTGGCTGAAGGTAAAATCGTGACAGCCGGACGTTCACTTACAGCGGTTGGACTTGAACTGCTGGAAAAACTTGTTGACGATGATTCATCCCTGATCAGCATTTATGTAGGAAATGATCAGGATATGCAGGCAGCTGAGGAGTTCAAGGCAGAAGTTGAGGCCAAATTTGACTTTTGCGAAGTGGAGCTGTACCATGGAGGTCAACCACTGTACTATTACATCATGTCAGTGGAGTAA
- a CDS encoding DegV family protein, with amino-acid sequence MPRIHIVTDSGSDLPKSTKEQYNIHVVPLSIQFGEEIYRDGVELSAEQFYQRLAESADLPSTCQPSPADFVKCYEEISEPGDEIISIHLSSKLSGTYQSAVLATTMVEDRKIHVIDTKAASMGIGLVVVAVAEAVQNGASVQEAVELAERVIDELNVYFVVDTLEYLRRNGRIGAASALVGSLLNIKPVLTLENGIVTPFDKVRGKAKAVRKIYDLLSDYAKARPGQKIRIGLSHGNTMEEAQRVIDKIREEFSNYDLIVELVGPTIGVHAGPGTVALMWYSM; translated from the coding sequence ATGCCAAGAATCCATATTGTAACCGATAGCGGCAGTGATTTACCGAAATCGACGAAGGAACAGTACAATATTCATGTAGTCCCTTTAAGCATTCAGTTTGGCGAGGAAATCTACCGCGATGGTGTGGAGCTGAGCGCAGAGCAGTTCTATCAGCGGCTGGCCGAATCGGCCGATCTGCCCAGTACCTGCCAACCCTCTCCCGCGGATTTTGTTAAGTGTTATGAAGAGATTTCTGAACCAGGCGACGAGATTATCTCGATCCATTTAAGCAGCAAGTTAAGCGGCACTTACCAATCAGCTGTTTTGGCAACAACTATGGTTGAGGATCGCAAGATTCATGTGATTGATACCAAAGCAGCATCGATGGGGATTGGACTGGTAGTAGTAGCAGTTGCAGAAGCAGTTCAAAACGGAGCATCGGTTCAGGAAGCGGTTGAACTGGCAGAGCGGGTAATCGATGAGCTCAATGTCTACTTTGTAGTTGACACGCTGGAGTATCTGCGGCGCAACGGCCGGATTGGCGCTGCGTCAGCATTGGTTGGTTCTCTGTTGAACATCAAGCCGGTGTTAACGCTGGAAAATGGCATCGTTACTCCCTTCGATAAAGTGCGCGGCAAAGCGAAAGCTGTAAGAAAAATCTATGATCTGCTAAGCGATTACGCTAAAGCGAGACCAGGACAGAAAATCCGCATTGGGCTGTCTCATGGTAATACAATGGAGGAAGCTCAGCGGGTAATAGATAAAATTAGAGAAGAGTTTTCCAATTATGATTTAATTGTAGAACTGGTTGGACCCACTATTGGAGTGCACGCCGGACCCGGTACAGTCGCTCTGATGTGGTATTCAATGTAA
- the recG gene encoding ATP-dependent DNA helicase RecG, which yields MLTHPITVLPGVGKAKAKLAAKLNLETIADVLHSYPRTYKDFTKVISPDQAEIGSEGLFYGRLIDLNEREVRSRRRLIQARLLGSHKALTLSWFTVPYRRGPSYQYQQLARVGELWVYGQVKQGFYGPEIASGEYYTSRPKHLGLVPVYPLVAGITNRMRLEWIEFALKYLDQVEECLPAHLFDQFMGRKQAVRAIHFPKNDAELAQARKRLIFEEFFLFHLSLGAGSQIKESIAHKPDGKLTQAFLAGLPFELTPGQMRAIRDVREDMESKLQMRRLIQGDVGSGKTVIAQYATLKAVDSCGQAAIMVPTEILARQMFERMEAAFRPLGVKIALLIGKTTAKQREQILEDLASGELAVVVGTHALITDEVKFANLTLAVIDEQHRFGVRQRTALSEKGSADLLVMSATPIPRSLALTLYGDLNTTIIRDLPKGRKPIDTRLIHPNQRDDVYRFVVKRVKAGEQAFVVFPLVEESDKLDVRAAIQEMEMLTQHQLAEVRVGLVHGQMGKAKDEVMQDFYEKKLDVLISTTVIEVGMNVPSATVMVIENADRFGLAQLHQLRGRVGRADQQAYCFLIADPKTDHAKQRLDIIRHTNDGLKIAEEDLKLRGPGDLLGTRQSGEPWFKLADIVRDQPLLELAAREARKLVLADPDLDNHPILAAEVKRQQP from the coding sequence ATGTTAACACATCCAATCACGGTATTACCAGGAGTAGGTAAAGCCAAGGCCAAACTGGCAGCCAAGTTGAATCTCGAAACGATTGCCGATGTGCTCCACAGTTATCCCCGCACTTATAAGGATTTCACAAAAGTAATCAGCCCAGACCAGGCGGAAATCGGCAGCGAAGGCTTGTTTTACGGCCGGCTGATCGATCTTAATGAGCGAGAGGTGCGCAGCAGGCGCCGCTTAATTCAAGCCCGGCTGCTAGGCAGCCACAAAGCTCTAACATTAAGCTGGTTCACGGTGCCATACCGCCGCGGCCCAAGCTACCAGTATCAGCAGCTCGCTAGGGTAGGCGAACTGTGGGTATATGGACAGGTAAAACAGGGCTTCTATGGTCCGGAGATAGCCAGCGGCGAGTATTATACCTCGCGGCCTAAACACTTAGGCTTAGTTCCCGTCTATCCGCTGGTCGCCGGCATCACTAACCGGATGCGGTTGGAGTGGATTGAGTTCGCCCTAAAATACTTGGATCAGGTGGAAGAGTGCCTCCCTGCTCATCTTTTCGATCAGTTTATGGGCCGAAAGCAGGCGGTGCGAGCCATTCATTTTCCCAAGAATGATGCTGAGCTGGCTCAAGCTAGGAAGCGGCTTATTTTTGAAGAGTTTTTCCTGTTTCACCTTAGTTTGGGGGCCGGCAGCCAGATCAAGGAATCGATTGCCCATAAACCTGATGGGAAGTTAACTCAAGCGTTTTTAGCCGGGCTTCCTTTTGAGCTTACTCCCGGGCAGATGCGGGCAATCAGAGATGTGCGGGAGGATATGGAATCGAAGCTGCAGATGCGCCGGTTAATTCAAGGCGATGTGGGCTCCGGAAAAACAGTAATTGCTCAGTATGCCACCTTAAAAGCAGTTGATTCCTGCGGCCAAGCAGCAATCATGGTACCGACCGAGATTTTGGCTCGGCAGATGTTTGAGCGGATGGAAGCTGCTTTTCGGCCGCTTGGTGTCAAGATTGCGCTTTTGATCGGCAAAACCACTGCCAAGCAGCGGGAGCAGATTCTGGAGGACTTAGCATCGGGAGAGCTTGCGGTGGTCGTGGGCACCCATGCGCTGATCACTGATGAAGTCAAGTTTGCTAATTTAACCCTCGCTGTTATTGATGAGCAGCACCGCTTTGGTGTGCGCCAGCGGACTGCGTTAAGCGAGAAGGGCAGCGCTGATCTGTTGGTGATGAGCGCAACACCCATTCCGCGATCATTGGCACTGACTCTCTATGGAGATTTAAACACTACGATTATTCGTGATCTGCCCAAAGGCAGAAAGCCAATAGATACACGGTTAATTCATCCTAATCAGCGGGATGATGTCTACCGCTTTGTAGTTAAAAGAGTTAAAGCGGGCGAGCAGGCCTTTGTAGTCTTTCCTTTAGTTGAAGAGTCGGACAAGCTCGATGTGCGGGCAGCGATTCAGGAGATGGAAATGCTGACTCAACACCAATTGGCTGAAGTGCGTGTAGGACTCGTCCATGGCCAGATGGGAAAAGCTAAAGATGAAGTGATGCAGGACTTTTACGAAAAAAAGCTCGATGTGCTGATTTCCACAACGGTGATCGAAGTTGGCATGAATGTGCCTTCAGCCACAGTAATGGTTATAGAAAATGCTGACCGGTTCGGCCTGGCACAGCTGCACCAGCTGCGGGGGAGAGTCGGCCGGGCGGACCAGCAGGCCTACTGCTTCCTCATTGCTGATCCGAAAACCGATCATGCCAAACAGCGCTTGGATATTATCAGGCATACAAATGATGGTCTTAAAATCGCGGAAGAGGATCTAAAACTGCGGGGTCCCGGTGATCTGCTGGGAACCAGGCAGTCAGGGGAGCCCTGGTTTAAGCTTGCCGACATCGTCCGGGATCAGCCTCTGCTTGAGCTTGCCGCCCGGGAAGCTCGCAAGCTCGTTTTGGCAGATCCAGATTTGGACAACCATCCGATTCTGGCTGCAGAAGTTAAAAGGCAGCAGCCGTAA
- the rsmD gene encoding 16S rRNA (guanine(966)-N(2))-methyltransferase RsmD, whose translation MRVISGSARGQKLKSVPGVTTRPTTDRVKENLFNILGSRVIDAVFLDLFAGNGGMGIEALSRGAKLAVFIDKSRACTKMIRTNLEEVGFVDRARVYTNDALKAAAVLGRQGAKFDLIYVDPPYQTGLVAKSLAAISQFSLLAEDGLVIAEYGKKEEIAQFALNLVRVREEKYGDTVLGFYRSKGD comes from the coding sequence GTGCGGGTAATCTCCGGCAGTGCCCGGGGCCAAAAACTAAAGAGTGTGCCCGGTGTCACTACTAGACCAACCACTGATCGCGTCAAAGAGAATCTCTTTAATATTCTCGGCAGTCGGGTGATCGATGCCGTGTTTTTAGATTTGTTTGCCGGAAATGGCGGGATGGGGATTGAAGCTTTAAGTCGAGGAGCAAAACTAGCTGTCTTTATTGATAAAAGCCGCGCCTGCACGAAAATGATCAGGACAAATCTTGAGGAAGTAGGTTTTGTCGATCGAGCGCGAGTGTATACCAATGATGCCCTGAAAGCAGCGGCTGTTTTAGGCAGGCAGGGTGCAAAGTTTGATCTTATTTATGTCGATCCGCCTTATCAAACTGGCTTAGTCGCAAAATCTTTAGCTGCTATCAGCCAATTCAGCCTGCTGGCAGAAGATGGATTAGTGATCGCTGAATATGGAAAGAAAGAGGAAATTGCTCAATTTGCGTTGAACTTAGTTCGAGTAAGAGAAGAAAAATATGGAGACACAGTTTTAGGATTTTATCGCAGCAAGGGGGATTAG
- the coaD gene encoding pantetheine-phosphate adenylyltransferase, which yields MRISVCPGSFDPVTYGHIDIIERASELFEHVYVAVLQNRGKTACFTTEERLEMLAESVKHLTNVSVESFDGLVVDYARKKKALAIVRGLRAVTDFEYEFKLAAMNRNLAPEIETVFMMTSSQYSFLSSSAVKEVASFGGDVSQWVSPAVAERLYAKYEISGKE from the coding sequence GTGAGAATTAGCGTATGTCCCGGCAGCTTTGATCCGGTTACATATGGACATATAGACATCATCGAGCGGGCGTCCGAGTTGTTTGAGCATGTGTATGTGGCAGTACTTCAGAACCGCGGTAAAACAGCCTGCTTTACCACCGAAGAACGCCTGGAAATGCTGGCAGAATCAGTGAAACATTTAACTAATGTTTCGGTAGAAAGTTTTGATGGTTTGGTAGTGGACTACGCGCGGAAAAAAAAGGCGCTGGCGATTGTGCGGGGGTTAAGGGCTGTCACAGATTTTGAATACGAGTTTAAGCTGGCCGCTATGAACCGCAACCTTGCCCCAGAAATCGAGACCGTATTCATGATGACCAGCAGCCAGTACTCGTTCTTAAGTTCTTCAGCTGTTAAGGAAGTTGCCAGCTTTGGCGGCGATGTTTCCCAGTGGGTTTCGCCGGCTGTTGCTGAACGCTTATATGCCAAGTACGAAATCAGTGGAAAGGAGTAG
- a CDS encoding ATPase: MNRINLIILLDKLEDIIDNAPEIPLTGRVLLDSDELLELIEKIRNAVPEEVKRAEMVSTEKDRVISEGQQRAERIIAQAKEQAARMLKESEIYRQAQQEAKQILAEAHQRAQELIKGSEEYAFNVLSELHETLDKTIKVVARGQEELQKDNRNTAAAAAE, from the coding sequence TTGAACAGGATCAATTTGATTATTCTCCTCGACAAATTAGAAGACATTATTGACAATGCTCCTGAAATTCCTTTGACCGGGCGGGTGCTATTAGACTCGGATGAACTGCTGGAATTAATTGAAAAAATCCGCAACGCTGTACCCGAAGAGGTTAAGCGGGCGGAAATGGTTTCCACAGAAAAGGATCGCGTAATTTCCGAAGGACAGCAGCGGGCAGAGCGAATTATTGCCCAAGCTAAGGAGCAGGCGGCGCGGATGCTGAAAGAAAGTGAGATTTACCGTCAAGCCCAGCAGGAAGCAAAACAGATTCTAGCGGAAGCGCATCAGCGGGCTCAGGAGCTGATTAAAGGCTCAGAAGAATACGCCTTTAATGTCCTTTCAGAGCTCCATGAAACCCTGGATAAGACTATCAAAGTTGTAGCTAGGGGTCAGGAAGAACTGCAGAAAGATAATCGGAATACTGCTGCCGCCGCAGCTGAGTAA
- the ylbJ gene encoding sporulation integral membrane protein YlbJ, which translates to MSRIYLTALIGFLLAAALVIFPQEAFAASLEGLKLWLEVVLPALLPFMVMARLLMEWGVVQFIGALLEPVMRPLFRIPGASAFAVALGLASGYPMGAKITAELRREELCTQIEAERLLCFANTAGPLFIAGAVSVGMFGRPDLAAVLFTAHYLSAFMVGILMRFYGSREPVKLEKTTKKPLSKAVQALVEARRKNSRPFGVMFYEAVSGAFTSLLFIGGCITAFSVLSRILVLTGITPLAADLLAPILSWFRISRELTAAVIAGVLEIDIGALAISKSGAPIRQMVTAVSAVLAWSGLSVHAQVAAMIHGTDIRMKPYITARVLHALCAGITAALVYPPLTSIWSRFKLSAPASAVYAAAQPSFIAILAVSAKMAVAVGILLFLTAVVFCLINRIIFVWIGPKS; encoded by the coding sequence ATGAGCCGCATCTATTTAACAGCTTTGATCGGGTTTCTGCTGGCAGCTGCCCTGGTGATTTTCCCCCAGGAAGCTTTTGCGGCATCACTGGAAGGCTTGAAATTGTGGCTTGAAGTGGTTCTGCCTGCCCTGCTCCCCTTCATGGTTATGGCCAGGCTTCTGATGGAATGGGGAGTTGTGCAGTTTATCGGGGCTTTACTGGAACCGGTGATGCGCCCCCTGTTCCGCATACCGGGTGCTAGTGCTTTTGCGGTGGCTTTAGGGTTAGCTTCAGGATATCCAATGGGAGCTAAGATTACCGCTGAGCTGCGCCGGGAAGAACTCTGCACCCAAATTGAAGCAGAGCGGCTGCTTTGCTTTGCTAACACAGCCGGCCCCCTCTTTATTGCCGGAGCGGTGAGTGTGGGCATGTTCGGACGCCCCGATTTAGCCGCAGTTTTATTTACCGCCCACTACCTCTCGGCCTTTATGGTGGGGATTTTAATGCGTTTTTACGGGAGCCGCGAACCGGTTAAACTCGAAAAAACAACAAAAAAACCTCTTTCCAAAGCTGTGCAGGCTCTGGTCGAGGCACGCAGAAAAAACAGCCGGCCATTTGGCGTTATGTTTTACGAGGCAGTATCGGGAGCTTTTACCTCACTGCTTTTTATTGGCGGCTGTATCACAGCATTTTCAGTTTTATCGCGCATCTTAGTGCTAACCGGCATTACACCTCTAGCCGCGGATCTGCTCGCCCCCATCCTATCCTGGTTTAGGATCAGCCGCGAGCTTACCGCAGCGGTGATCGCCGGAGTCTTGGAAATTGACATCGGCGCTTTAGCAATCAGTAAAAGCGGAGCACCAATCCGGCAGATGGTAACCGCTGTCAGCGCAGTGCTTGCCTGGAGCGGCCTTTCGGTCCATGCACAAGTAGCTGCCATGATCCACGGCACAGATATCAGAATGAAACCATATATTACTGCTCGTGTACTTCACGCTTTGTGCGCAGGGATAACAGCAGCCCTTGTTTATCCACCGCTGACCAGCATCTGGAGCCGTTTTAAACTTTCTGCTCCAGCATCTGCAGTCTACGCAGCTGCCCAACCATCCTTTATTGCCATCTTGGCCGTGTCGGCTAAAATGGCTGTGGCAGTCGGTATCCTGCTGTTTCTAACTGCAGTGGTTTTCTGCTTAATCAACCGCATTATCTTTGTGTGGATTGGACCAAAATCCTAA